DNA from Acidobacteriota bacterium:
CAAATTCCATTGCCTGTCTGTTCGTGTCATCCAGCGCGGAGTAGGTGGCCTCGATTTCCTTCAACCGGCCTTCCAAGCGCGCGACAGCCTCCTGCGGTTCCCGGATGGCAAACTCGTTCCACACCATCGGCAGCGGCGGATCCATGTGGCCGCTCACGATCAGGCCACACCCGGCTTGAGCGCCGATCAGGGTGATGAACGGTTCCTTGCCGGGGCTGACATGGCTGACGAAAATCCCGATCTCGTCAGGCTGCCGGTTGGCCTGGACAGTCTCGACGAGCTGGGCATACTGGGGCAGGACGCTCCACACCTTACCCCGGCCGCCGGCGATGGGCGTCTGCCAGAGTTTCTTGCCGACCAGGAAATTCCCGCCGAGGCCGAAGATGTGGATATGGCCCATGTGGTATGAGACAGCCTCGTGCAAGAGATGCAGCCGGTCGACCGCATAGTCGCCGCAACGGAATCGCCGGATGACGTCCACGTCCTCGTGGTTGCCCCAAACCGCATAGATCGGGACATCAAATTTCTTCTCGCCCCGGAGGAAATCGGGCAGTTCACTCAGGGGGAGTGAACGCTTCACGAACTCCCTTTGCTCAGCGGGCGGCTGGGCGAGGATTTCCTTCTTCCGTTCCGGATTCAATTCGGAGTGCCGGATGTGCAGGGCCACTTCCCGGTCGCTCAAGCGGCCGATGCTCTCGTCGTCCGAGAATCCGAAATCGCCGGCGTGGATCACGGCCTCACAGTTATTTTCCAATGCCAGCCGGTTGATCGGCGACAGTTTTCCATGGGTATCGGAGACGAGGAGAATTCGGGTCATTGAGAAAATCATCTCAAGGGATCTATTCCATGGCAAAATCCCGGAGCCGGCTTGTGGCCGGGGTGAGAAATGCTTCCCCCGGCAAGTCGAACACGTTTTGGAACTCGGCCGGCAGTTCCCGGATTCCCCTGATGCGCAGAGCTTCCTGAAGGGCGGCCCGCAGCTCCGAGGCTTGAAGATAGGTGGACACTCCGGTCCAATTCCTCCCGTACAGGAACCGCCACATATACTGATGAAAGCGGAACTGCGCTGCCCAGTTCACCCAACGGACCGGCCTCGTACCAAGGAAGGTCTGCCAATGCTCAGGCTTCAACTGATAGCGGCGCTGGTTGCCTAGTCGGAAACTGTGCACCAAACCGGAGGATTCCATTTCCTGGCACACACTGAACAGGCTGGGTTGCGAAAAGTGCACCCCGCGGGACAGCTCCGAGGGGTGGGCCGAATCATGGGTCAGTAGGTAAACGATCACGTCGGCCCTGATATTGAGGCCGAACAGATAACGCAACCTGAGCCAGAGGGTGGCAGCCGATTTTGTTGAGATCCCGGTGTTCAGATCTCGCAAACGGACGGGGCCACGCAGCCAACCGGCCCGTTGGAACGCCGGGTCCTGTTCCCCCCAGCCAGGCAGCGGCTGCCCATGCGGATCGAGAAAAAAGGCGGCTGGTTTTTCCGGCCGCGATATCCCGGCGAGACGTTTCCAGCGGCTGTCCCCTGAGATTTTTAAAAGCCAGGTGGCCGGGGCCCCCAACAGGGAGCGGTCCAACTCCGGCTGCTGGCGAGCCAGATTTCCCAGGCGCTTGAGGTTGATCGCCTCGCCGTGTGACACCAGCCAGGACAAAACCTCGTCGTAGAGGCGGGGATCCATCCGTCCCAGCTCCCAACTGGCCAGTAGCAGCGCCTCCGGATCGATCACTGCGACCAGCTTGTCAGCCTTTACCTCAGGAGCGGTCCCGGCGGCAAACAAGCCCAGACCGGCCCACTGCTCCCAGAACCGGGACAGGAGGCACTCGGTGTATTCTTCTCTAAATGCTTGCAGCGACATCGTCATATCCCAGTGCCCGGATACAGGCACGTAAACTGTCCCGGAAGGGTGACGACACATCATGTCCGATCGCCCAGCGCGCGGCCATCAGAATTTCTTCGCGCGCCGGCCGAAGTGCCAGCAAGTCGGCGTAGTGTCGGTCCTGGGGACCTCGGTCCACCGCTGCATAAAGCTTCAGGTGGATCTGGTCCAGGCGCCCGATGAAGTGAACGGTCAGGGTTGTGCCATACGACCGCGTGCTCCAACGACGGTCCAATCCTTCCGGCAAACCGCCATCCACCAGGCTGGTTGGACCCGGATTCAGCCACATGGACGGCAAATGGAAGTCCGCCGCCACCCGCGCCACCGCCGCCGCCAACGAATCCGGGAATGGATCCGCCTTGCGGACTTCGCCATTAACCACAAAGGCCAGGATGTCCACATCCCTGGTCGTGCGAGGGATAAGACCCAACGCGCTTAAAGCCGCACCGCCACAGACAACCAATTCCGTCGGTACGGAGCTTCGCCGAAGCAGTTGTTCTCCGAGCGCTCCCAGTAAAATGTCGAGTTCCTTCGCTCCAATCTCATCCATGAGTTAAATTATACCTATAGAATCTATAGCTGCAACTTAATTCCTTAAATTCTCCATGACGGCAAGATGATATCCCCCAGAATGGCAGCCGCGGCTTCCTCACCCCGCCCCTTGAAGTTGCGGAGGTCCAGGTAGAGCTGGATCGGGTGCACGACCTGAAGATCATCCACCGTCTCCGCTCCGTAGAACACACCTTCATCGTAGGGACTCAGAATCGTCACGTTGGCGCCGCTGTCCACGGGTTTCAATTTCAAGCGCGCCAGCGCATCCTCCGGCATCGCTTCCACGAACGCCATGACCCGCTGATAGCGGACAGCCGGAGAAACCCGGGCCGCGCCTGAAAAGCCCGTGAGGGCATACCGGATCCCCCGATCATTCAAAATCGATCCCAGCGTCTTCTCGATTTCGACTGGCGATTCCAGGGAGTAGTAATCCGTGGCGACGTTCTTTTTGAAATTGTAGCTGGCGGTCCATTCGGCCAACAATTCCGCCGGCGCCGCCAACTTCACTCCGCTATCTTCGTCGGTCAGCCATTCCCGGTCGCGCAGGATCCGCAGCACGTTGGCCACCTGGCCCAGGCTGACGTTTGCTTCCCGAGCCAACCGCTGATACCGCCAGCTCTGCCGAGCATTTGCCAGGAGCACGCGGAGCACCCGAGTGGATTTCGGCGCATACAGCGAACGCAATTCCCGTCGCGCCGGGGCAGGATTGGGCAGCCCTTCCCTTTGA
Protein-coding regions in this window:
- a CDS encoding helix-turn-helix transcriptional regulator, which gives rise to MSLQAFREEYTECLLSRFWEQWAGLGLFAAGTAPEVKADKLVAVIDPEALLLASWELGRMDPRLYDEVLSWLVSHGEAINLKRLGNLARQQPELDRSLLGAPATWLLKISGDSRWKRLAGISRPEKPAAFFLDPHGQPLPGWGEQDPAFQRAGWLRGPVRLRDLNTGISTKSAATLWLRLRYLFGLNIRADVIVYLLTHDSAHPSELSRGVHFSQPSLFSVCQEMESSGLVHSFRLGNQRRYQLKPEHWQTFLGTRPVRWVNWAAQFRFHQYMWRFLYGRNWTGVSTYLQASELRAALQEALRIRGIRELPAEFQNVFDLPGEAFLTPATSRLRDFAME
- a CDS encoding metallophosphatase family protein codes for the protein MTRILLVSDTHGKLSPINRLALENNCEAVIHAGDFGFSDDESIGRLSDREVALHIRHSELNPERKKEILAQPPAEQREFVKRSLPLSELPDFLRGEKKFDVPIYAVWGNHEDVDVIRRFRCGDYAVDRLHLLHEAVSYHMGHIHIFGLGGNFLVGKKLWQTPIAGGRGKVWSVLPQYAQLVETVQANRQPDEIGIFVSHVSPGKEPFITLIGAQAGCGLIVSGHMDPPLPMVWNEFAIREPQEAVARLEGRLKEIEATYSALDDTNRQAMEFAWLRVQTVPKGNLYVGRRHHVPEWFIRMLNVNLPDAAMGHAILETAGTESQITPSAGHIRISAKPEGD